From one Planktothrix agardhii NIES-204 genomic stretch:
- a CDS encoding deoxyribopyrimidine photolyase, with product MTPKRILIWYRNDLRLHDHQPLSSALNTQAQIIPVYCFDPRQFTQTSYGFPKTGAFRTQFLLESVADLRQSFRKLGSDLILRLGKPEIIIPELVKILNIDAVYYYQEATSEELTIEQNLKTALAALGVVVKSYWGATLYSITDLPFSIPQLPEIFTQFRKQVESQSIINSLFTSPKQLPHLPEIETGNLPNIQDLGLGTPVFDSRSVMKFQGGETAGLDRLKNYIWEQDCLKNYKETRNGMLGENYSSKFSPWLALGCLSPRLIYNTVQTYEKERVKNDSTYWLIFELLWRDYFKFIALKHGNKIFYPQGLQGISIPWKYNPKQFEQWQRGITGFPLVDANMRELLTTGFMSNRGRQNVASFLTKNLGINWQRGAEWFESLLIDYDVCSNWGNWNYNAGVGNDARGFRYFNILKQSQDYDPNGDYIKHWLPELKDLPPSKVHQPWKLLPVEQKRFRVILGVDYPQPMVDLEQSVKVNQLIYETAVRKNLG from the coding sequence GTGACCCCAAAACGAATTTTAATCTGGTATCGAAACGATTTACGACTACATGACCATCAACCCTTATCCTCAGCATTAAACACTCAAGCACAGATTATTCCTGTGTATTGTTTTGACCCTCGACAGTTTACTCAAACCTCCTATGGATTCCCCAAAACGGGAGCATTTCGCACTCAATTTTTATTGGAAAGCGTTGCGGATTTACGTCAATCTTTCAGAAAGTTGGGAAGTGATTTAATCCTTCGTCTAGGGAAGCCAGAAATAATTATTCCTGAATTAGTTAAAATCCTCAATATTGATGCAGTCTATTATTATCAAGAAGCCACTTCCGAGGAATTAACCATAGAACAAAATTTAAAAACTGCCTTAGCTGCTTTAGGAGTTGTGGTCAAATCCTATTGGGGTGCAACACTTTATTCTATAACAGATTTACCCTTTTCTATTCCTCAACTTCCAGAAATTTTTACTCAATTTAGAAAGCAAGTTGAATCTCAATCAATTATAAATAGTCTTTTTACTTCTCCTAAACAATTACCCCATTTACCTGAAATAGAAACAGGAAACTTACCCAATATTCAAGATTTAGGTTTAGGAACACCTGTTTTTGATTCTCGGTCAGTGATGAAATTTCAAGGTGGAGAAACCGCAGGATTAGATCGTTTAAAAAATTATATTTGGGAACAGGATTGTCTCAAAAATTATAAAGAAACCCGCAATGGAATGTTAGGAGAAAATTATTCTTCTAAGTTTTCCCCATGGTTAGCATTAGGTTGTTTGTCCCCCCGACTAATTTATAATACAGTTCAAACCTACGAAAAAGAACGGGTAAAAAACGATTCAACTTACTGGTTAATTTTTGAATTATTATGGCGAGATTATTTTAAATTTATTGCTTTAAAACATGGGAATAAAATATTTTATCCCCAGGGTCTACAAGGAATTTCTATTCCTTGGAAATACAATCCAAAACAGTTTGAACAATGGCAACGGGGAATCACAGGTTTTCCCTTAGTAGATGCGAATATGCGGGAATTATTAACAACAGGATTTATGTCAAACCGAGGGCGGCAAAATGTAGCCAGTTTCCTCACCAAAAATTTAGGAATTAATTGGCAAAGAGGGGCAGAATGGTTTGAATCTTTGTTAATTGATTATGATGTGTGTAGCAATTGGGGTAACTGGAATTATAACGCTGGAGTGGGAAATGATGCCAGAGGATTCCGCTATTTTAATATTCTCAAACAATCCCAAGATTATGACCCCAATGGGGATTATATTAAACATTGGCTGCCGGAATTAAAGGATTTACCCCCATCAAAAGTTCATCAACCTTGGAAATTATTGCCCGTTGAACAAAAACGCTTTAGGGTAATTTTAGGCGTTGACTATCCTCAACCCATGGTTGATTTAGAACAATCGGTTAAAGTGAATCAATTGATTTATGAAACTGCGGTTAGAAAAAACTTAGGTTAG
- a CDS encoding N-acyl-L-amino acid amidohydrolase — MLEKIKDIATTLAPRLIEIRRHIHAHPELSGQEYQTSAYVAGVLSSCGIKVQEGVGTTGVVGEFKGNTTNPRWFAIRTDMDALPMTELTGLEYASRQIGVMHACGHDLHTTLGLGTAMVLSHLGQNFPGKVRFLFQPAEEIAKGATWMVHDNVMEDVAAILGVHVFPSIPAGCVGLRQGALTAAADDLELTIIGESGHGARPHEAKDGIWIAAQVITMLQQAISRTQNPLRPVVLSIGQIVGGRAPNIIADQVKLLGTVRSLHPETYASLPGWIEQIVANICQMYGANYELNYRRGVPSVQNDPMLTQIVEESVREAFGSGAVLNLPEPSLGAEDFSVYLDYAPGMMFRLGVGHKNKHNYPLHHPKFEIDESAIITGVVTLAYSAYKFCQKQLATEKN; from the coding sequence ATGCTGGAAAAAATTAAAGATATTGCCACAACCTTAGCCCCTAGGTTAATTGAGATTCGTCGCCATATTCATGCCCATCCAGAACTCAGTGGTCAAGAATATCAAACCTCAGCTTATGTCGCCGGGGTTTTATCCTCCTGTGGGATTAAGGTACAAGAAGGTGTGGGGACAACGGGAGTCGTGGGAGAATTCAAGGGAAATACTACCAACCCCCGTTGGTTTGCTATTCGCACTGATATGGACGCTCTACCCATGACCGAATTAACTGGGTTAGAGTATGCCTCTCGACAGATTGGAGTGATGCACGCTTGCGGACATGACTTGCACACCACGTTAGGGTTAGGAACAGCGATGGTTTTGTCTCATTTAGGTCAGAATTTTCCGGGCAAAGTGAGGTTTTTGTTTCAACCGGCGGAAGAAATTGCTAAAGGGGCAACCTGGATGGTACATGATAACGTCATGGAGGACGTGGCAGCGATTTTGGGGGTTCATGTCTTCCCCAGTATTCCCGCCGGATGTGTGGGACTGCGACAGGGGGCGTTAACGGCGGCGGCGGATGATTTGGAATTAACGATTATCGGAGAGTCGGGTCACGGGGCGCGACCCCATGAAGCTAAGGATGGGATTTGGATCGCGGCCCAGGTAATTACCATGTTACAACAGGCGATTAGTCGCACTCAAAACCCTTTAAGACCTGTGGTTTTATCCATTGGTCAAATTGTAGGCGGACGGGCACCTAATATTATTGCGGATCAGGTTAAACTATTAGGAACGGTGCGATCGCTTCATCCTGAAACCTACGCATCTTTACCGGGTTGGATAGAACAAATTGTTGCTAATATTTGCCAAATGTACGGGGCAAATTATGAGTTAAATTATCGTCGAGGTGTTCCCTCGGTGCAGAATGATCCGATGTTAACTCAAATTGTCGAAGAAAGTGTTAGAGAAGCATTTGGGTCTGGTGCGGTTTTGAATTTACCCGAACCCTCTTTAGGTGCAGAGGATTTTTCTGTCTATTTAGATTATGCACCCGGCATGATGTTTCGCTTAGGTGTCGGACACAAAAATAAACATAATTATCCCTTACATCATCCTAAGTTTGAAATTGATGAATCGGCAATTATTACGGGGGTGGTAACTTTAGCCTATTCTGCCTATAAATTTTGTCAAAAACAATTAGCAACGGAGAAGAATTAA
- the crtQb gene encoding zeta-carotene desaturase yields the protein MRVAIAGAGLAGMATAIDLVDAGHEVEIFESRPFVGGKVSSWIDPEGNHIEMGLHVFFGCYYNLFELMRKVGAIDNLGLKDHTHIFINTGGKTGSLDFRFITGAPFNGLKAFFTTSQLSVIDKLQNAIALGTSPIVQGLVDFKGAMRTIRELDRVSFADWFRSHGGSEGSLKRMWNPIAYALGFIDTENISARCMLTIFLFFATKTEASMLRMLTGSPAEYLHKPIVNYLEQRGVKIHTRRRVREIQFSEIEGKTYVTGMVVAKGETEETIIADAYVFAGDIPGVQKMIPTAWRKWSEFDNIYKLEAVPVATVQLRFDGWVTELNDPQKRQQLKEAAGIDNLLYTADADFSCFSDLALSSPADYYREGQGSLLQLVLTPGDPFIKQNNQEIAQHVLKQVHNLFPSSRELNMTWYSVVKLAQSLYRESPGMDAYRPAQKTPVANFFLAGSYTQQDYIDSMEGATISGRQAAKAILETSFSDLKPSPVVAG from the coding sequence ATGCGGGTTGCGATCGCAGGAGCAGGTTTAGCGGGCATGGCTACGGCAATTGACCTAGTGGATGCCGGACACGAAGTAGAGATTTTTGAATCCCGTCCCTTTGTCGGGGGTAAAGTTAGCAGTTGGATAGACCCGGAAGGCAACCATATTGAAATGGGGTTGCACGTCTTTTTTGGCTGCTACTATAACTTATTTGAACTGATGAGAAAGGTGGGGGCGATTGACAACCTTGGGTTAAAAGACCATACCCACATTTTTATCAATACCGGGGGGAAAACTGGCAGTTTAGACTTTCGCTTCATTACCGGGGCTCCTTTTAACGGGTTGAAGGCGTTTTTCACCACATCCCAACTCTCGGTGATTGATAAATTACAAAATGCGATCGCTTTGGGGACTAGCCCGATTGTTCAAGGGTTGGTAGACTTTAAAGGAGCGATGAGGACTATCCGCGAGTTAGATAGAGTTAGTTTTGCGGACTGGTTTCGCAGTCATGGCGGTTCTGAAGGTAGTCTAAAACGGATGTGGAACCCGATTGCCTATGCCTTGGGATTTATTGATACTGAGAATATTTCCGCTCGGTGTATGTTAACGATTTTCCTATTTTTTGCCACCAAAACAGAGGCATCTATGTTGCGAATGTTGACAGGATCTCCGGCGGAATATTTGCATAAACCTATTGTGAATTATTTGGAACAAAGAGGTGTGAAAATTCATACCCGGCGTCGAGTTCGAGAAATACAGTTTTCAGAAATAGAAGGTAAAACTTATGTGACGGGAATGGTAGTCGCCAAAGGAGAAACTGAAGAAACAATTATTGCCGATGCCTATGTTTTCGCCGGGGATATTCCGGGGGTACAAAAAATGATTCCCACCGCTTGGCGAAAATGGTCGGAGTTTGACAATATTTATAAGTTAGAAGCGGTTCCCGTGGCAACGGTACAACTGCGGTTTGATGGTTGGGTGACGGAATTAAATGATCCCCAAAAACGTCAACAACTTAAAGAAGCCGCCGGAATTGATAATTTATTATATACAGCCGATGCGGATTTTTCCTGTTTTTCTGACTTAGCTTTATCCAGTCCGGCGGACTATTATCGAGAGGGACAAGGATCTTTATTACAGTTAGTTTTAACCCCTGGAGATCCTTTTATTAAACAAAATAATCAGGAAATTGCCCAGCACGTTTTAAAACAAGTTCATAATTTATTTCCTAGTTCCAGGGAATTGAATATGACCTGGTATAGTGTGGTTAAATTAGCTCAATCTTTATATCGAGAATCCCCTGGAATGGACGCCTATCGTCCGGCCCAAAAAACTCCTGTTGCTAATTTCTTTTTAGCCGGAAGTTACACACAACAGGATTATATTGATAGTATGGAAGGGGCAACTATTTCAGGACGACAGGCGGCTAAGGCTATATTAGAAACTAGCTTTTCCGATCTTAAACCTTCCCCTGTTGTTGCTGGATAA
- the cysE gene encoding serine acetyltransferase, protein MLKTLQHDFSIIFERDPAARNWLEVIFCYPGLQALLCHRLAHGLYGFGLPFIPRLISHLARFLTGIEIHPGAVIGKGVFIDHGMGVVIGETAILGDFCLIYQGVTLGGTGKESGKRHPTLGENVVVGAGAKVLGNIQLGENVRIGAGSVVLRDVPANCTVVGIPGRIVYRSGVRIDPLEHGSLPDSEAQVIRMLVDRIELLEQQVQSLQQQSSVAQNQLEAALKLEYCPNPDRLSVQEQTTHYGQEYSVSTATHCRIKDRTIQQFLDGAGI, encoded by the coding sequence ATGCTCAAGACCCTTCAACATGACTTCAGCATTATCTTTGAACGTGATCCTGCTGCTCGCAACTGGTTAGAAGTTATCTTCTGCTATCCCGGTCTTCAGGCTTTATTATGCCACCGCCTAGCACACGGGTTATATGGTTTTGGGCTTCCCTTTATCCCCCGTCTAATTTCCCATCTGGCTCGGTTTCTGACGGGAATCGAAATTCATCCTGGGGCTGTGATTGGTAAGGGCGTATTCATCGATCATGGTATGGGAGTTGTGATTGGTGAGACGGCTATTTTAGGGGATTTTTGCCTGATTTATCAAGGCGTCACCCTGGGAGGCACAGGGAAAGAAAGCGGTAAACGCCATCCTACTCTGGGGGAAAATGTGGTGGTCGGCGCCGGAGCTAAAGTTTTAGGTAATATTCAATTGGGGGAGAATGTTCGGATTGGGGCCGGATCGGTGGTTCTGCGGGATGTTCCAGCTAATTGTACCGTGGTCGGGATTCCGGGTAGGATTGTCTATCGCTCTGGGGTGCGGATTGATCCCCTCGAACATGGCAGTCTTCCTGACTCGGAGGCGCAGGTGATTAGGATGTTAGTGGATCGGATTGAACTATTGGAACAACAAGTACAGTCCCTACAACAGCAATCTTCTGTGGCTCAAAATCAACTCGAAGCGGCTCTGAAATTAGAATACTGTCCCAACCCCGATAGGTTATCGGTTCAGGAACAAACCACCCATTATGGTCAGGAATACTCGGTTTCGACGGCTACCCATTGTCGGATAAAAGATAGAACTATTCAACAATTTTTAGATGGTGCTGGGATTTAA
- a CDS encoding penicillin-binding protein has protein sequence METNYSWGRNRDNRQTEISWRANQKREIRPLYRAVFLMLLTTLAMGVHSFRLVQLQVVDGQKNRDRADQNRIRMIPIPSNRGYILDRNDKQLAANRLTQALYVWPNEHTPQEWEKIAKILSPIINITPERILAPIEKAGYQSAASVRISQFLTPQAFIWLGEKSLPGVEVRSESNRYYPEGNLASQILGYIGEATAEDLKKHPQWPMGMVVGQLGIEAQANQKLSGVWGSRLIEVNSMNQELRELGDNESKGGENVRLTLDLDLQKTAEAALGDRRGAAVALNAKTGEILAMASSPRFDPNIFTKPISQKQWEELQNGDDPFLNRALQGYPPGSTFKIVSSAAAMGSGKFSPDSVIGTYPSITVGGITFNEHSGGYGVIGFRDALAFSSNTFYYQLGMAVGPEAIAEWGKRLGIENNSLKLLGLPEGSEGFIPTPEDKEKTYGEPWYLGDTVTMSIGQGTVLATPLELAVMVAAIANGGYRVKPHLLADLTQTPAAKPEPTGLKPEAIQVIKDGLISVVEYGTGQGMNDGSIPLTGGKTGTSEVSGQTDHSLYVAFGPAENPEIAIAVVVENGGYGSKSAAPIAKAMFQTYFSKSKSGGKVQ, from the coding sequence ATGGAAACTAATTATTCTTGGGGTCGGAATCGGGATAATCGTCAAACAGAAATTTCCTGGCGAGCCAATCAAAAACGAGAAATTCGTCCCCTCTATCGTGCGGTTTTTTTAATGTTACTCACAACTCTAGCCATGGGTGTGCATTCTTTTCGGTTAGTGCAACTGCAAGTGGTAGATGGTCAGAAGAACCGAGATCGAGCCGATCAAAACCGGATTCGCATGATTCCGATTCCCTCAAATCGGGGTTATATTTTAGACCGCAATGATAAACAATTAGCCGCCAATCGTCTCACCCAGGCTTTATATGTTTGGCCGAATGAACATACCCCCCAGGAATGGGAAAAAATTGCCAAAATCCTCAGTCCAATCATTAATATAACTCCTGAACGAATTTTAGCCCCAATTGAAAAAGCCGGATATCAGTCCGCAGCCTCCGTCAGAATTAGTCAGTTTTTGACCCCCCAAGCCTTTATTTGGTTAGGAGAAAAATCCTTACCCGGCGTGGAAGTCAGAAGCGAATCTAACCGTTATTACCCCGAAGGAAACTTAGCTTCACAGATCCTTGGTTATATTGGTGAAGCCACCGCCGAGGATTTGAAAAAACACCCGCAATGGCCGATGGGGATGGTTGTGGGACAGTTAGGGATTGAAGCCCAAGCCAATCAGAAACTCTCAGGGGTTTGGGGTTCCCGCTTGATTGAAGTCAATAGCATGAACCAAGAATTACGGGAATTGGGCGATAACGAATCTAAAGGGGGAGAAAATGTGAGATTAACCCTCGATTTAGATTTACAAAAAACCGCCGAAGCCGCCCTGGGAGATCGTCGGGGGGCAGCGGTGGCCTTAAATGCCAAAACCGGAGAAATTCTGGCTATGGCCAGTAGTCCCCGATTTGATCCCAATATTTTTACTAAACCCATTAGCCAAAAACAATGGGAAGAACTCCAAAATGGAGATGATCCGTTTTTAAATCGCGCTTTGCAAGGATATCCACCGGGGAGTACCTTCAAAATTGTCTCCTCAGCCGCGGCTATGGGTTCGGGTAAATTTAGTCCAGACTCAGTGATTGGTACATACCCTTCGATTACGGTGGGGGGAATTACCTTTAACGAACATAGTGGGGGTTACGGGGTGATTGGTTTTAGAGATGCCCTCGCCTTTAGTAGTAATACGTTTTATTATCAATTGGGGATGGCTGTAGGCCCGGAAGCGATCGCCGAGTGGGGGAAACGTTTAGGGATTGAGAACAACAGTTTAAAACTTTTAGGGTTGCCCGAAGGCTCAGAGGGATTTATCCCCACCCCAGAGGATAAGGAAAAAACCTATGGGGAACCTTGGTATTTAGGGGATACGGTCACCATGTCGATTGGTCAAGGGACTGTATTAGCAACTCCATTGGAGTTGGCGGTGATGGTAGCCGCGATCGCTAATGGTGGATATCGGGTTAAACCCCATCTTTTGGCGGATTTGACCCAGACCCCGGCAGCTAAACCGGAACCGACGGGACTGAAACCCGAAGCGATTCAGGTGATTAAGGATGGACTCATTTCTGTGGTTGAGTACGGGACGGGTCAAGGGATGAATGATGGTTCAATTCCTCTGACGGGGGGTAAAACCGGAACCTCGGAGGTATCGGGACAAACCGATCACTCCCTATATGTGGCTTTTGGCCCCGCCGAAAATCCTGAAATTGCGATCGCGGTCGTGGTGGAAAATGGGGGTTATGGATCTAAATCCGCCGCCCCCATTGCTAAGGCAATGTTTCAAACTTATTTTTCTAAAAGCAAATCTGGAGGCAAGGTTCAATAA
- the crm2-2 gene encoding CRISPR-associated protein, Crm2 family, translating to MTLFWQAKIWGLLHDPVLKALHCNTGRGSNSCWKELRVMEQWRQNNWNPEESQGTFFKHILLADYITSASDRSAIGSLSESINYAPKNQSNQGLEIRHLLSGKSQIWKLQNSDHETLINASNRADHLNEIEKKLFDCQIIDPTDNQLKSIREIENPQKVFWWLWRCLPIEVCNSFSNDQSLFLMPAETRIPDGSIWSHTSLTAAVAGALTGTDLTDEVLKRWPSGQIPSRPYIGIFSFSPVQELIKASRKMRDFWAGSWILHYLSAKVCWELARIYGPDSLIYPCLFEQPLIDTWLLKQWPDFKQWIPKPRSQQVLTAGFPNVIVLILPQNAVKAAMQTAKQILLKEWKELSHLVFVELQGRRNPSWMPNLTENSSSWKLWLDAQWQTYWSAFPLGDLNQQLRSSEIYKENEEQIWRDAQNKLCNLSERESLFLEEETQFLQRAGELRKQKQHRYPSSVNVGSWWPHIFDQTRFALTSIKNARTWEIPTAFGPRSTISGLGPVVHPDQHIEKHDWLTEGDSRILWKQDAGLFDGIEELNATETVKRVLHKVLPELLNLNDNEIAGSYPDLTAGVAGYLKQNYPGHVDHFHNACRGILDDFDWANNVIYQMQSKWGIPWVDGQNQFQSYHPRLLNAGWLVEDKKNLNLQERQELRTQVQTKIDSYYPQNNPASWYVIAAGDGDGMSEWLKGKHLNPYQDYVPNQLLNQMEKPPEEKSSLFELENSVRQSFQAFLKQKKRMGPSTHVALSRALLDFSNQLVPYITEQRYAGRLIYSGGDDVLASTNLWEWDSWLWDIRECFKGNPDPGNQFSDDGDYWQWKGETIPNNLAKRPLFTMGHKATISFGIVIAHHSVPMAIALDNLWEAEAQAKEHLSPDKQKKNAIQVRVIYGNGNVLKSTTKFETFNTWRKLIELPKLDSAIFEQAATIWNQHPAPVFEAIAPWTQSFCSRREQFESLEEQEDFKRNLTSFLENLWQTTTKKDYMLQVNNWLKLAAFILRNRQIKLGGKS from the coding sequence ATGACACTTTTTTGGCAAGCCAAAATTTGGGGTTTGCTGCATGACCCAGTATTAAAAGCATTACATTGCAATACCGGACGAGGTTCAAATAGTTGCTGGAAAGAGCTTCGTGTGATGGAGCAGTGGAGGCAAAATAATTGGAATCCCGAAGAATCTCAAGGAACATTTTTCAAACATATTCTTTTAGCTGATTATATTACTTCAGCTAGTGATCGGTCAGCCATAGGAAGTTTATCAGAATCAATTAACTATGCTCCGAAAAATCAATCTAACCAAGGATTAGAAATTCGACATCTTTTGTCTGGTAAATCTCAAATCTGGAAATTACAAAATTCCGATCATGAAACACTAATTAATGCTTCAAATCGAGCCGATCATCTGAATGAAATCGAAAAAAAGTTATTTGATTGTCAAATTATTGATCCTACGGATAACCAATTAAAATCAATTCGAGAAATTGAGAATCCTCAAAAAGTATTTTGGTGGTTATGGCGTTGTTTACCGATTGAAGTCTGCAATAGTTTTAGCAATGACCAATCTTTATTCTTAATGCCTGCGGAAACTCGGATTCCCGATGGTTCAATTTGGAGCCATACCAGCTTAACTGCTGCGGTTGCAGGTGCATTAACAGGAACGGATTTAACTGATGAAGTCCTAAAAAGATGGCCGTCTGGTCAAATTCCCTCCCGTCCTTATATTGGAATTTTCAGTTTTTCTCCTGTTCAAGAACTAATAAAAGCTAGTCGCAAAATGCGAGATTTTTGGGCAGGTTCATGGATTCTCCATTATTTATCTGCTAAAGTTTGTTGGGAATTAGCTAGAATTTATGGCCCAGATAGTTTAATTTATCCTTGTTTATTTGAACAACCTTTAATTGATACTTGGTTATTAAAGCAATGGCCAGATTTTAAACAATGGATACCCAAACCCAGATCACAGCAAGTTTTAACAGCAGGTTTTCCTAATGTAATTGTTTTGATTCTTCCTCAAAATGCGGTTAAAGCTGCCATGCAAACTGCCAAGCAAATTTTATTAAAAGAATGGAAGGAATTAAGTCATTTAGTATTTGTAGAATTGCAAGGGCGTAGAAATCCATCTTGGATGCCAAATTTAACAGAAAATAGTAGTAGTTGGAAACTTTGGTTAGATGCACAATGGCAGACCTATTGGAGTGCTTTTCCATTGGGAGATTTAAACCAACAATTAAGAAGTAGCGAAATCTACAAAGAAAATGAAGAACAAATCTGGAGGGATGCTCAGAACAAACTTTGTAATCTCTCTGAAAGAGAATCACTATTTTTAGAGGAAGAAACTCAGTTTTTGCAACGTGCGGGAGAACTAAGAAAACAGAAACAACATCGCTATCCTTCTAGTGTTAATGTCGGCTCTTGGTGGCCTCATATTTTTGACCAAACTCGATTCGCTCTAACTTCAATAAAAAATGCACGCACCTGGGAAATTCCGACTGCTTTTGGCCCCCGTTCAACAATTTCAGGATTAGGCCCTGTTGTTCATCCTGATCAACATATCGAAAAACATGATTGGTTAACTGAAGGAGATAGTCGGATACTTTGGAAACAAGATGCCGGATTATTTGATGGAATTGAAGAACTCAACGCCACCGAAACAGTCAAGCGAGTATTACATAAAGTTTTACCGGAATTATTGAACTTAAATGATAATGAAATTGCCGGGTCTTATCCAGATTTAACCGCAGGAGTGGCAGGATATCTAAAACAAAATTATCCTGGTCATGTTGATCATTTTCATAACGCTTGCCGAGGGATTTTAGATGATTTTGATTGGGCAAATAACGTTATTTATCAAATGCAAAGTAAATGGGGTATTCCCTGGGTTGATGGTCAAAATCAATTCCAATCCTATCATCCCCGTTTACTCAATGCCGGATGGCTAGTTGAGGATAAGAAAAATCTTAATCTTCAAGAACGGCAAGAATTACGCACTCAAGTTCAAACTAAAATTGATAGTTATTATCCTCAAAATAATCCCGCATCTTGGTATGTAATTGCTGCTGGTGATGGCGATGGGATGAGCGAATGGTTGAAAGGAAAACACTTGAATCCTTATCAAGATTATGTTCCTAATCAATTATTAAATCAGATGGAAAAACCTCCTGAAGAAAAAAGCTCGCTTTTTGAATTAGAGAACTCTGTACGTCAATCTTTTCAAGCATTCTTGAAACAGAAAAAGCGTATGGGGCCATCAACTCATGTTGCATTAAGTCGAGCATTATTGGATTTTTCTAATCAATTGGTTCCCTATATAACTGAACAACGTTATGCTGGACGGTTAATTTATAGTGGAGGAGATGATGTTTTAGCCTCTACAAATCTATGGGAATGGGATAGCTGGTTATGGGATATTCGAGAGTGTTTTAAAGGTAATCCTGACCCTGGAAATCAGTTTTCTGATGATGGAGATTATTGGCAATGGAAAGGCGAAACTATACCTAATAATTTAGCAAAACGTCCTTTGTTTACGATGGGGCATAAAGCTACTATTAGTTTTGGTATTGTGATAGCCCATCATTCTGTTCCAATGGCGATCGCATTAGATAACCTTTGGGAAGCAGAAGCACAAGCTAAAGAGCATTTATCTCCTGACAAACAGAAAAAAAATGCTATACAAGTTCGGGTAATTTATGGTAATGGTAATGTCTTAAAATCTACGACTAAGTTTGAGACTTTTAACACTTGGCGAAAGTTGATAGAATTGCCTAAATTAGATAGTGCAATTTTTGAACAAGCTGCAACGATTTGGAATCAACATCCCGCTCCGGTTTTTGAAGCGATCGCTCCTTGGACTCAATCTTTTTGTTCTCGACGGGAACAGTTTGAATCTCTTGAAGAACAGGAAGATTTTAAACGGAATTTAACTTCATTTTTAGAAAATTTATGGCAAACAACAACGAAAAAAGATTATATGCTGCAAGTCAATAATTGGCTAAAATTAGCAGCTTTTATTCTGAGAAATCGCCAGATTAAATTAGGAGGAAAATCTTAA
- a CDS encoding Cmr4 family CRISPR-associated RAMP protein: protein MTDLVFLYLLSPLHTGGTTQEGNLLGIARESHTNLPYIPSSTIRGKIRASVSDRITLVKLFGPDLKDLENPEFLDNYELEIDKRLTQLEQGDIWIGDGSLLWLPVPSLSHGVVWISCPLLLHRWARFNPNLPEIPAPYSTNLSGSNIYLKDAILKQNELLAWNNWKEFFPQNKVTKSVQRVLLLSDQHCATLVQMSLWRQVKVKLDQHKSVDGGFRYEEAIPPDTLMYFPWGITSQANGTAEQSKTDFQDLLSGNEVLQIGGQESLGRGFVQSWLN from the coding sequence ATGACCGATTTAGTGTTTTTATATTTACTCTCTCCGTTACATACAGGGGGAACAACTCAAGAGGGAAATTTATTAGGAATTGCCAGGGAATCCCATACTAATTTACCCTATATTCCTTCTAGTACCATTCGAGGTAAAATCAGAGCTAGTGTGAGCGATCGCATTACCCTGGTTAAGTTATTTGGCCCTGATTTAAAGGATTTAGAAAATCCCGAATTTTTGGATAATTATGAATTAGAAATCGATAAAAGACTCACTCAATTAGAACAAGGAGATATTTGGATTGGAGATGGTTCCTTATTATGGTTGCCCGTTCCTTCTTTGAGTCATGGTGTAGTATGGATTAGTTGCCCGCTTTTATTACACCGTTGGGCAAGATTCAACCCCAATTTACCCGAAATTCCGGCTCCTTATAGCACTAATTTATCGGGTTCTAATATTTATCTCAAGGATGCAATTTTAAAACAAAATGAACTTTTAGCTTGGAACAATTGGAAAGAGTTTTTCCCTCAAAATAAAGTAACTAAATCTGTGCAACGGGTGTTATTACTTTCTGATCAACATTGTGCCACATTAGTTCAAATGAGTTTGTGGCGACAAGTCAAAGTAAAACTTGATCAGCATAAATCCGTTGATGGTGGTTTTCGTTATGAAGAAGCGATTCCCCCTGATACTTTAATGTATTTTCCTTGGGGAATTACATCACAAGCTAATGGCACAGCAGAACAATCAAAAACAGATTTTCAAGACTTGCTTTCAGGTAATGAGGTTTTGCAAATTGGAGGTCAAGAAAGTTTGGGACGGGGTTTTGTTCAATCTTGGTTAAATTGA